The Bos mutus isolate GX-2022 chromosome 11, NWIPB_WYAK_1.1, whole genome shotgun sequence nucleotide sequence CGTACCAGGGTTGGAGCGAGTGATGTCCACTACGTGCGTGCATGCGCTCAACTGATTCAACGTCTCCAGCAGCTGGTTGGTCTTACGATACAGCGCTCCAGCAGCAAGCTCGCTGCCAGGGCCCtcgtggggtgggagagagagttTGGCCACGTGCAGAGGGGGCAGGGCTGCTAAGGATGCCTTCATCTGGGCTCCCTGTGAGCGAAGTGGGAAGAAGAGTGGTGGTAAGAAGTGCCGGACAGCCCTACCGTCTATCAGCGGCGAGGTACCCTCTCTGTGACCTCCTCACCTTGAGGGTGCTGTTCTCGTGCTGGAGCTGGGAGATGTGCAGCCTCATGGCAGAGATCTGCTGAAGCAGCAGTGGTGAGTCCTTCACCAGCCCGGGGCCTGGCACAGACCCCGGAGCCTGTCCAGGGGCACCTCCTACGGGGACCACAACAAATGTCATGAGCCCCAGGTGGGAAGGGTTGAAGGTGGGTTCCATTCCTACCCATCCCCCTTCCTTATCCGCTGCTACCTCCAGTCTTGATTGCTCCCAAGGGGGCGGTCTCGCCCTGCTCCCCCAGCCCCAATTCCCACCAACCCTGTTAACCCCCCCAGCAGGTTGGCTCTCTACCTCGCTGTTGTTCTTCTGCGCTCAGGACAGCCCATGGGGGAGcaggaaaagaggagagaggaattaGATGGTATGGTGGTGAGGGGGACACACCAGAAGAATCCTGGTCACGCAGGAAGACATTTTTCCTCATCACCATACCTTCTCTAACAAAATCCTGTCTTTGCGATCGGGGAAAGAGGAAATACGTGTGAAAGAAAGATAGAAAAGGGCAGTCAGGCCACGATACAAGCTGCAACACGTGAGGAAGATGGCAGCGGCAGTGTGCGTTGGAGCAAACACTTGAGGCACGAGGCTGTTCCTGCCTCCCCGCCCTACATTCCATCTCCCAGAAGGGCAGACGGACCGCTCCTGAGACCCTGACACGTCTGCACCCTTAGTCCTCCCCACCGGCAGAACTTAACTGAGCATGAAGACACGTACCCATTTCTTCAGGTTCCCCATTGCGCTAAGACAAAAGTCACCCTTTTTTGGGGCAAAGTTCCAGAAATTAAAAACCggtctttggggcttccctggtggctcagtgacaaagaatccacctgccaatgcaggagacacgggtttgatccctggtccgggaagatcccacatgctgcagagcagctaagcctgtgagccacaacaactggtctgtgctctggagcctgcgaaatgcaactactgagcccatgtgttgcaaccactgaagcccttgtgccctagagcccaggctgcacaacagaagccactgcagtgagaagcctgtgcactgtgACGCAAAGAAGCTCCCACTCACTAGAGAGAGTCTGTGcagcgacgaagacccagcacagctgaaaattaagtcagtaaaattattaaaaaaaaaaaaaagaaccagtatGTGTTTAAAGAGCCTATGCTAGGAtgcccttggtggtccagtggttgagaatccgccttccaatgcaggaaacgcatgTTTAATTCCTTGTCAAAGAACagagatcccgcatgctgcaaggCTACTGAACCTACACATCGCAACTAGAGGAGCCTGTCCCTGCACAAGACCCAGtgcaactgaaaaagaaaaaaaaaaaaaaagcctatgctAAAACAACACAATATGGTAATTCTGTCCCCTCCCAAGGAACACGGAAGCATCTGACTCACAGGAGTCTAAAGACAAGAAGATACTTGGTCACCTTCCAGAGTCAAGCAGCACCAGTGATGGGGGCTTTGACGAGGACAAGACCCTAGGTGAGGCCAACTGACAAGACAAGCACAGAGGGGAGTTCTAGAGATCCTGCAGGTTTAATTCCACTTCAAGGAGTTTGTCTTCTGGAGGTGAGAAAGGGAAGTAAGAAACTAGAGAGTGAACAAAAAACATACTACATGGTAGATGAGAATCAAGATAGCAGTGGCCACCTCCTTGTCAGGAAACTGGGGAGACGAGGCCTGGAAGCCAGAAAAACTCCAGGTAAGGAGCCCTGACCACACTATGAGAGCAGGCAAAGGTCAGAACATAAGCCCCAAGTGGAACTGGGAGAATTCAGCACTGGAAGAGAGGACCACACTATAGGGTGAAGTGACGTGAACGCTGGAGAAATGCAGTGCCCCCGCAGAGCACCAGGCACCACTGGATCCCACAGCAGATGCCCTGGTCTGCTGCAGGCTGATGACCTCCTGGAATACAGGGTGGGGACAGAAAGGCCAGACGGCAGACCCAGGAGGGAGAGCTACTGGAATTCTGAGTTTCACTGACATCTTGGTGAGGCCCCACTGCCCCACCTTGGCCAAAGGAACTCTGCACACATCTTCAGAAGAACTAAAAACTTGGTGAAAGTTGCTACAGAGTGAAACCGGGCAAGCATGTTCCTGGCTGAACATCCAGCTGTGGGTGGTGGGGCGCGGGGGAGAAAAGTCAAACGGAGACCAAGGACAGGAGTGGGGACATTCAATCTCCTCTGGGCTGGTGCTGCCTGCTCCATGGCACTCACCCCCAGCAATGCCAGAGACCAGGGTGGCAATACCCGAGGGAGGGGGCCCCCGGAGCCCCTCAATCGTGCGCTTGGACTGGCTGTTCAATCGCTGCTTTAACtctgccttctctgcctccaGCTGGTCGATGTCAGCCTGAAGTGCATCCATGGTCTCCTCAAACTCTCTGTGAAAGAGAACCTGGGCTTGGGCAGTGTCCCCTCCCCAACGGCCCCGCCCCCCTTTCTCTGTCCCGACAGGTTCTGAGGGCAGCCCTGCTGGCCAGGAGCCAGGGGCAGAAGAGGCTCAGATTGGGGTGAGACAGTGGTGCTGTCAGCTGGGAAGGAGATGGCCTCTGTCCCCCTGGGGAGGCTCACTCCCAGAGGGCCTGGGTTAGGAGGCAGGGAGCTGCTCGCAGGAGGGAGCGTGGAGTGAACAGGGGCCGGGGAGGTGCCTGACTTCTCCTTCTTCCGCAGCAGCGTTTGGGTCTCCTCCAGCCGAGTCTGGACTTTCTCAATGCGCTCATCTGCATCCTTGGCAGCACTGTCCAGCTTCTTCTCCAGGAGGCTCAGCCGCACATTGGCCTCACTGAGCTCTTCCCCCTGGACGAGGATGGAGCGTGTCCAGTCTTACACTTCCCATGACCGCCCCTAACCCAAGACCTGGGACAGACCATGAGATAGCAAGCTCCCACAAGAACGCCCACTGATCACAGGTGCCACTGCTTCCCCTCAGTCCTCAACCCCTCTCAGTCACAATAAACACTCACTGCCTCCCTGTGCCCCTGCTATTTCCTGGCCTTTCAGATCCTGAGCCTCCCCTATTCTCACCTTGATCTTCAGTGACTTCTTCAGCTCTTTAATAACTGTCTCTCGATCCTCAAGCTTCAAACCCAGGCCTTCAGCATCCGTGATCTCTGCACGAAGAGCCGCAGCCCGCAGCTCAACTGGGGGAGGCTAAGGGGCAGAgtgaggggcagagggcagggttaTCAAGGCTCTCCTTTCAGAGGGATCCAGTCAAACAGAAAATCTTCCTCCTTGCCTTTTAAGCAAGAGGAAGGTGCTCCCCAAATTCCTGCCTCCCAGCCCTCCCACAGTGAGCAGCAGCTCCCAAGTCCTGCTCCTCCTGGCTCCTGCAGTTCCCTCCAAGGAACGACCCACCTTGCTAGGGGGCCGCTCGGCATCGTACTCTCCCTCCTGCATGGCTGTGGCCAACTTGTTCATAGTGCTGATGAGGAGACTGCATGACTGGCGCAGACACTCATAGGGGTTGCTGGAGGGGGTCCCGTAGATCTGCAGGTGTCAACAGCAGTAGTGAAAACCCCACACTGGCCACCTGACTCTCCCATCACCACCTTCTGCCCAGCCAAGCCAGCTCACCTGCTCGCTTGCTTTGAAAGCCAGCTCCTCCAGGGCAGCCACAGGCAGTCCCTCGTTCTCTGCCAGTGGGGCAATGAGCTGGGCAGCAGCTGCTGCCACCTCCTGCAGCACCGCCACCACCCACGTCAAGTGTTTTCTGCAGTCGAGGAGTGTGTCAGATACCTGTGCAATGGGCCAGAGTCAGGAGCCCACTCTGGGCTCAACGCCACAGCGCCCAGCTACCTCAGAACCATTCCTGTCCCCCGACCAGATCTAGATCGCAACATGCTGCGCCCCTCCTGGTTCTGCTCACAGTTTCCTTCCCGTCCCCCTTCACAGCCCTAAACCTGTGGTCCAAAAGCCAGTGCAGCCGGGATCCCAGGCGCATCCGTCCCTGGCATCCGCCGCCGGATCTTCTTGCAGAACTGGCGGGTATCACTGCACGAAGTTTCCAGGTCCCGTAGCAGGAGGGCAATATCTGAAGCCTCCTGCCCACCCTACTCGGAACAGGAGACAGACGGGAAGCCAAGTCAGAATTAGGGCTGGGGGCAAGAAGGTGGGGACTCTGAAGGAAGAGGAACTCCAACAGATCTGGTTGCGCTCTCACCTGCAAGAAGGCCCGTAGCCGTCCCACCTCCACACTCATGCAGTCCAGGGCACTCTGGGTAAACTGTGAAGACAGAAGCAGGTGGCTGTCAGCCTCCAACGGGGCCCTTCTGCCCCATTAACGTCTCTAAAGAAGTCTCCCTCCTTGGCTGACCCCATCCATCAGTGAGCTCTCTGGCTTCCCTGACCTGGCCTTAGTGACCCTGTTCCTTATGTGACACCCTTTGTGGGTGTGATCTGATGTCTTTCATTTCCAATCTCTACAAGGGGCTCAACCATTGGCCCAAACACCTCACCTTAATGTGGTCAGCCAGCTGCATGGTACTGTCCTCAGGTTGTTCAGCAAGGTGGATGCTGTATAGATGCTGAGGAGGGATGGCAAATGAACAGTCTTTAGGCCTTGGAAGAACGAAGCATGCTTCCCAAACTGGAGTTTGAGCCCCAGTGATCAAGGGACTCCAGAGGTATGAAAGAATCCAAAACCCTCAAGGAACTGGATCCTAAGGTGAGTTCATCTAAGAGTTTCACGCCTTCAGCCTGGGACATACAACCCTGGCTACACTGGAAACATCCCCAGAAGAAACCCTCGCTCCTCCTGTGCTAAGCCTCAATTCTCGCCCCAGACCTGGTAGTACTTGATGGCCTTGGTGAGAGGCTCTACGTTGACAGTCTCATCCAGCTGGTCCTTGTGCAGCAGCTCAATGAGGAAGTCCAAGGAGCGTTCGTGGGCACTCATCTCAGGGTAGAGGCTGCCCACCTTCTTATACACGTCCACACTGCACTGAGAGAGGGCACTGGAGACCAGAGAAGGGCCCTGTGAGGCCAGAGTCTACAAGGCAACCTCAGTTCCAGCCAATCTAGGACCCACGGCCCTGCCATGGAGGTCAGGGATCACTTACTGCTCGTAACGATGAAGTGTGGCCTGCAGCAAACTCAGTGAATACACCAGCCCAGCAGCAAAGCTGAGCTGCTCCCCTGCAGCGCCGCGAAGTCCTGGCCGCTCTGAACAGCTCTCACTTAGTTCAAACTTTTCCTGGGCCTGCTTCCGGATTAGCTCTGCCTGTGGGAAGAAGCACCAGAGACGTGGGGCTCAGAGCAGAGGATGGAGAACACAGACTCAGGAGTACAGAGAGCTGAGCAACTGTGGAGGGCATGAAGACACGGGAGAGAAGGCAGAAACAGCTTTTAGACGGGCAGGGAGTCGCACATGGGCAAAGGGCGATGTGACTGCTGGTGCTGACGGAGATTCGGATGCGGGCTGACAGGGCAGCAGGACCAGTGGGACCAGCTCCTTCCTACCTTAAAGCTgctgctccctctgcctttcCAACTACAGCGTGATCCTGACAGTTATCCCCCACAAACTCCAGTCATCTTCGGGTCTCACCTCAAATGTTACTCCTTCAGTAATAGCCCACTGTCTCCATCAGCTTCCCAGCTGTGCTCTCTCCCAGACACTACCTCCGCTTCACAAGCTGCATCTCCCCTTCATAAAACGCCATCTGTGACATACATCTGTCTGTGATTCTGCGTCCCTGTACTACGTCATAAACCCTGAGAGCAGGACAACGACTGCCACCTCTGCTTGGTGCCCCCAGTGCCTGGCTCACGGCAAGCTCAGCAGCCCCCTGCTGGGAATGTGGCTGACAGACCGTACCTTGCAAATGAGTCGAGGCATGAGCAGCAGCACCAGGACGCAGTCATGGTCCCCACCTGGCCGAAGGAAACTGTCAGGCATGAAGGCTGTCAACAGGGACATGTGCCGGTTGGCCTGGGCCACCTCCATCTGCCTCAACTCCATCTCAATTGCCTGTGAGCGAGACAGGGGAGTGGGTTCTCAGCTAGGCTGCGGAGAACCTCCTAACCTCCATCCCACGTTCCAATGTGTCTCCTGCTTCTAGGGCAGGCCCGGCCAGGAGTCTTCCAAACCACCACACAAAGCACTCCCAACTCCAGGAACCCGAAGGTCAGAACCCCACAGCAGATCAGCCCATGGCCTCACCCAGGCTGGGGTCTCCAACACCCACCCCTCTCCAGCTCACCCACTTTCCTGACCTTAGCATGAGCCTTAGTCTCAGCAAACTTGATCTTGAAGTCAAAAGTCTCTggaggtggctgctgctgcctctCCACGGATGCTTCCTGCTGGTTTGTCAGTGCCCGATTCACATCCTGGGGGCAAGGATGGGCGACAAGACACAGCTGAGTCACGGGGGAAGCCCTGGGGCGATTGTGGGCAGAGAGCAGTGGGTGTGCAGGCACCTGCAGGTGGGCAGTCAGCTGGCGGTACTTCTTGATGGTCTGCTGATAGTCTGCGACTGTCTCCTGGGCCGCTTCCACACGCTTCTGGGCATCCCGCACCTGGGCACCTGCCATATCTAGCTGCTCCCGCAGCTCCAGTTCTGTCTCACGTGCATTCTCCTGCAGTTCATCGTTCATTTCATTTATTGCTTCCTGGGAGACAAGGTAGTTGGGGCAAAGAAAAGTCAGAGTCAGGGTAGCAGGCCAGGGTGGGTTCACTCACTACACACCCTACCCAAAGATCAGGGATCACGTCAATCCTTCTCATGGCAAGTCTCTTCCCAAGACCCTCCATCAGGGTTATAAGTCAGCAGTCTGCTCTTCTCTTACCAAGTCCCCCACCGTCTCCTTCAGTTTGCGCACTTTCTCTTCCAGATCCAGGTTCCGGTCTGTCAGCGTCTCTACCATCTCCTCAGCCCCCAGAGCAGCATCTACCTGTGTTAGACAGCGCAAACAAGGAGAAGGATTGAAAGGTGCCAAGACAGAGGAGACATCAGAAGGCGAGCATCGCAGTGCTCTGGGCAAGGGCTTGGGCTGCTCAGACCTGCTCCTTGAGCTCATCAATGGTGCGCTCTGCCTGGCTCAGCTCCTCCTGCAGACGCTCCCGCTGTTGCCTCACAACTTCCAGCTCTTGGTTCTTCTTTTCCATGAGCTTCTGGAGTTTCACATGCTCCTGCTTCTCTGAGGAAGAAAGATCCCGCATTCTGTGGGAAAATGgcaagagagaagaagaaagaccAGGTATCAAGAGTCACTCACGGATTTGGAGACAGGAGAGTGAGCCTGGCAATGAGGACCCTACCTCACTAGGGCATCCTTCAAGCGGGCATTCTGCTCCTCAAGCTGCTTGAGCTGATAACTGGACGCGGCACCATCTGAGCCTGGGGAAGACCATTCATACTTTCAGTCAGGGGTCCAACCCCATCATTTGGCCCCTGGCAGCTCCTGGCCCCTTACCCTTCTCTTCAATCTCAGCTTTGAGGATTTCCAAGTCGGTAGTGAGCTCTTCCACACGCTCCCTCAGCACCTCGGCCTCCTGCTGTAGGGACTCAGCCCGCTCTTCAGCCATCTCCTTGTCCAGAGTGGCCATTTCGATGGCATCAGCAGTGTCAGCCATCTCCTCCATGTAGCGTTCCTTTGCCTCTAGGGCCTCCTTGGCTTCCTGAAGAGAAGTGACGGTTGGGGGTACGATCACAGAGATGCCTCACGAACCCCTTTTCACAGGATAGTCCAGGCTCCAGTTCCAGCTTCCAGCACTTCCTTGGGCCCCTTGCCTCCCCAGACACCCTCTTCATCCCAAGTCCCACCTTCCGAGCCTCCTTGAGGCGCCGCTGCAGGTCTGCCTGCTGCTCCTGCATTTTGCTTTTCCATTCCTGCACCTGCTCCAGCTGGATCTTGTGTTTCTCCAGCTCTTTTAGTTTTGCCTTGTCTTCTGCACGTTTCAGCCGTAGGGTCTCCAGTTTCTCCTCCAGGTCCCGCACCTGGGCCCTcagcccctcctcttcctgcaAAGGAGAGACCCTTCAGTCTGTGCACAGCCTCCCCACTTTTCCCCATCAAGACTGAGCTGGAGAGGAAGGACAGCAATGTGTGCAGAAGTCATTCCAGGTCCAGGGCCAAAGCAAGTGgcatacaaatatctgtgaagagCCCAATCCCTATGGGGGAAGTGtggaaaggcagagaggaaagggTGGCTTAGCCAGTAATGGGATACTTATATGCTGGGACCCCACCCTTCTAATCCAAGGTTCTGGGTCTCCCTCAACCCGGGGAAACTTCTAAGAGCCTGTCAGGGGTCACAGGCCCCTTTGTGTCTTGGTTCTTCTTTGCTCCAACCCCAGATCTTACCTTAGAGGGGGAAGGAAGTGGGAGTGCTGCTCCAGGAGAGGTGAGGGCCGGCGTGGGGATGATGGGCGCTGCCAGCGGAGTCTGAGCTGGGGTGCTGGGCTCACTGCTGCTCAGCTCACCTGCTGATGCTGAGCCAGAGGGGCCCAGGGAACCACTGGCCCCGGCTACCCCAGTGCTGGCCGGGCGGGTGGGCTATTCCGAGAGGGCAGGGGCAGACCAGAAAAAGTGTAGGGGACAGGGGTGGTAAAAGAGTGAGACAGAATACGAGCATGCGGtgaaggaagtgacagaggaggagaaaggcaaAGAGTATCACAGGACAGTGAGAACAGAGAAACAGTATGGGCAGAGGGGAAGTGCCACAGTCAGAGGCAGTGACAAAGGGCCGGGCGGGATTTGGGTCGGGGGGTGGCgggagagggagggacggagaAAGACATAAGGTTACAAGACTCCTCCCTTGGCACTGACCCCACATTCCTCCAAGGTCTAGCACCACCCTGATAGGGCAGAAGCCCTCACTCCCTTGACCATTCCTTTTGTGACCCACTTGTAATCATTGTAGCAATTTCTTAATACTCCCAGTGCTACTGTTGCTCTGGGCCTGTACCCACCTCCCCCAGAGGGAACAAGCGCCTCAGTGTCATTCCCAGAGAGAAAGAACAGACTGATCTCTAATTTTCACGTTCCCAGAGAAGGCTGGGCTAAAACTGGGGGTCCTGGGCTCTACACTTTGATAAAAACCTCAAGCTCATCCTCCTCCCCCTGGTCTATTTCAGGGGATCCTTCAAGTAAAAGGGCCAGGGTGAAAGTCGTAATCCTTGGCTCTCCTCTGAAACAAGGTCCATACCGCCAACCCATCTGTCACCTCCCTCCTCCAAGACAGAGGGGCTCTAATCAGGTGACAGTACCGGGTCCCTGTGGAGCTGAGGTGCTAGAGCAGACGGCCTGCCCAGTGCTCCTCCCTGGAGCACCGAGCCCTGAAGGCCTCCCAGTGGGCTGACACCCAGAGACCACACGCTATCCATGGACGCCCCCACCCGAGGGGGCCTTTCACAGACACACCCACCTCCGTAGCCCCTGACATTCCAAgttctttttcacatttcctctaattccccaccccttccccaacaacacacacaccccccccacaAAAGCCAGTCAAAAGCAGCTGGAAGATGCCCTTCTTCAAGAAAGTCTGCCTTGGCTAAGCACAACCACTCTCGTTTCTCTTCTACACTCAAGCTACTGGCTCAGACATGCTCCTAAGAGCTGGAAGGCACCTTCCCAGGAGGGGCCGGTCCTTACCCTCAGCACCCTCACTCCCCTGAAGAGAACCCGGGACACACTGTGACCAACTTACACTTGCTCATACAAAAGGCCACATACATGCACATGCCTAAGGTATCTGTGTCCACTCAGCAGTGGCTGGTACAGAGGCCTGTTTTTTCCTCACCTTGGGCCGCCGAGTTGTAGTCTGGACAGGCAACAGGAGCCAGAGGAGGAGTAGTCAGGAAAGAAAGGATGACAGCAGAAAGACAGACAGCAGAGGGACAGCAATGAGAGCAGAAGCAGCAGACACGAGGCTGCAGTCAGcagcccacccctcctccccgaCCCGGCCCCATGCCCTCCTTCCCGTGAGTCACCTTGATCCTGCTCCAAGAGCTCAGAACTCCTATTTCCCACTGGTTCCTTCTCCCACTTTTATCCTACCCTGGAAATTCTGTCCCCGTCTCCCAGGCTGAGCCACAGGAGACCAAAGCCAGCAGCTAGTAGAGAGGGTCTCCAGAGACCAGAGAGGAGTCCTCTCACAGCCACCTCTCCCACTCCAGCCCAGAGCCCCGCCCATCCACCACTCCCAAGGACTTTCCCAGGTCAGCCCCTTCCTTTGAGTGCTAGATTCCATACAGGACTCCTGAGAAATACCACGTGACAAGAATGATGATACAAGCCTAGAAGTGAGTGAAACCAGCTAGGGGAGATCAGGTCCCCAAGGGAGCACAGTGCGGCCacacgccccacccccaccctcttccccagGACCAGTTCCTGCAGCAGTCCCCATCCCCAGGGCAGAGGGCTCAGGTGTCACGACCATGAATATTGCATTAGCCAGAAGCCCAGAGATCAGCAAAGTGACCCCACCCGACTGCAagaaaggaggtgggggtgggcagcagcACAGGGAAACTACTGCCCTACACCAGATCGGAGACCAACCACCCCGCACTATTGCAAAGTGATAAACACATGATTAACTCCAACTCCCAAACAGTATTCTTGATACCCAGGGTCTCAGAGCTCTGGCAAACACAAGATTTGGCCTGGGCCCTTCTAGGTCTCCAAGGAGACCAACCCCCACGTCTACTACCCTGGGCTAAGCCTCCATAACTGTGTCACAAACTGTTCTAGAGAAAGCCCCTGACACAGACCCCAGTCGGGGAGGGATGCTAGTATTACAACCAAGTGTCATTCTAGCAAAGGTCGAGTGAGGTAGGCTTGCTAGAGGCACAAAGACATCTGGACCTGCTTCCCTAGATTCTCTCCTAGGAAACACATCCAGAGCCAGTTTGCAGCAAAAGCTGCCTGAAGCTCAAGCTGGTGAGGCCACTGGGTACAAGGCCCAAAACACAGATTCAGAGCCAAGAGCAGGAAGGCTAGGGAGCAAACGCCCAGGGTGTGGGGCATGGCAGTGACACACACTCTCCCTGCCCCCCGCCTTCATCCCCATCCTCGTCCCCCAACCAGACAGAGCAAGTCagtcagcccccacccccaccccagcagcctGCTGCCACCATCACGCTGGCAGCCTGGCAGCAGGACCAGAGCAAGCAAGAGTACCTTTCGGGCTGTCGGTGCCTGTCTCATCATTGCAGAAAACCAAAGAAAgccaggagaggaaagagaaggaaggacagaggaggATGGACACACACAGGAAGGACAGgccaagggagggagggaaagagaccGAACAGAGGGAAAGGCGGCGGAGACAGGAGATTAGTGTATCAAATCCCAACAATGCAGCCGCAGCTCCCCGGCCCGGCAGCTCCCCAGCTGGCCAACGGCTGCAGCTCAGATGCGGAAGCCCCCGCCGGTGCACGGTGGGGATGGCCAGGCTCCGGCAGGCACCCGAGAGGCACTCGGGAGGCCCCCGGCCTAGTTCGCCAGCTTAGGCTGACGGCAGCCTCAGTGGCCGCCGCACCAGCTCCACCTGACGTCATGCACCCACCCTCCTCTGCTCCACGAGGGGTGGAGCCACTGCTCCTCAGTCACCTAGCAACCACCAGCTCTgatggctcctcctcctcctcctcctgaatGGACAAAGTCCTCTGCTAAACCCACCctgcttccttctccaaagaacagGTCCTGGCTGGCTCCTCCCTCTCCCGCATCCCCAAGGATTTGCTCAAAGAAATTGGGCTGGGGGTCCGTCCCATTTCTGTGATGACAGCTCTGGAACCAGGGTATCACTGGACAGGGACATGGGACCTCACTGCTTCATCAGGCCTCTCTCATACTCACACCCCCCTCAGTCTACAACCCCATCAACTCTGCTTCTGTCTCTTATACACACAGATGATATCCTGCTGGTGGCTCATCAGGCGTACACACCCAGCACTCCTGCATCGGCTCTGCGGGGCACACTAAGAAACCCAGAGAACATTCCATCTGGGCAGTAGCAGCTCTAATGACAGCATCTGGCTCCTTTCCCAACTCTCCCTGGGTTGTGGGCAGGTTAGAGCCTGTCTCTAAAGAGCTTCCAGAAAGGACTGGGCACCTTGCAGAGACATCTGGGTCCTCTCTTCCACGCTGCCCCTCAGAGTTCCTTCTTTTGTTCTGGTGCTAGCTCCCTGTTTCCTGTGTTAAGTGATGTGCTGTGAGAGAGCCACTGGAGAGAAATAACTAGGGAAGGACTTGACAACTTGACTGACACTCTGCACCATGACCCAAGGAGGCGCTGTGCCCCGGCGCAGGCAGCCTAGGCTAGGCTTTGCCACATTTCCCTAGTCAGCCGCCAAAAATATCCAGATCTGGGCATGGCTCACATCCCACCCATGGTCGGATCAGACTGCAGCCAGAACCCCTCCATAGACAGTAGACTGCAGGTCCATGCTCTTCTCTATTTGGGGTCTAATGCAAGATGGGAGCCCCAACCAGGAGCCAATAATCAAGGGAAGAAGCCAAGTTCCTGGAATGGGTCCAGTATCCTTTAGAGAATTATCTTCCTTCTTACACCCCCACTCCCTCCAAAGCCAGGACCCCCAAGCAAGTACCATTATGTCATCTCTTCCAAGGCAAGACTCCAAAGTGAGGACCCACCACCAACCAGAAATCAAAATAGAGAAGTTTTACTCTCTCCTCCCACTGCCCCAGTCTAACAGCTCTCCATGCAGAGTCAGAAGGTCCTGACACAGATGGGTAACAAGGAAATCACAGAACTTCatacacacagcacagcacatacaggTCAGACAGGCACATGCAGCTCAGAGACGGCTTGGGCACAGCCCAAAGGCATGAACTGGTGTGGGGAAGTGGTCAT carries:
- the DCTN1 gene encoding dynactin subunit 1 isoform X4, producing MAQSKRHVYSRTPSGSRMSAEASARPLRVGSRVEVIGKGHRGTVAYVGATLFATGKWVGVILDEAKGKNDGTVQGRKYFTCDEGHGIFVRQSQIQVFEDGADTTSPETPDSSASKVLRREGADSNPKTSKLPTRPASTGVAGASGSLGPSGSASAGELSSSEPSTPAQTPLAAPIIPTPALTSPGAALPLPSPSKEEEGLRAQVRDLEEKLETLRLKRAEDKAKLKELEKHKIQLEQVQEWKSKMQEQQADLQRRLKEARKEAKEALEAKERYMEEMADTADAIEMATLDKEMAEERAESLQQEAEVLRERVEELTTDLEILKAEIEEKGSDGAASSYQLKQLEEQNARLKDALVRMRDLSSSEKQEHVKLQKLMEKKNQELEVVRQQRERLQEELSQAERTIDELKEQVDAALGAEEMVETLTDRNLDLEEKVRKLKETVGDLEAINEMNDELQENARETELELREQLDMAGAQVRDAQKRVEAAQETVADYQQTIKKYRQLTAHLQDVNRALTNQQEASVERQQQPPPETFDFKIKFAETKAHAKAIEMELRQMEVAQANRHMSLLTAFMPDSFLRPGGDHDCVLVLLLMPRLICKAELIRKQAQEKFELSESCSERPGLRGAAGEQLSFAAGLVYSLSLLQATLHRYEHALSQCSVDVYKKVGSLYPEMSAHERSLDFLIELLHKDQLDETVNVEPLTKAIKYYQHLYSIHLAEQPEDSTMQLADHIKFTQSALDCMSVEVGRLRAFLQGGQEASDIALLLRDLETSCSDTRQFCKKIRRRMPGTDAPGIPAALAFGPQVSDTLLDCRKHLTWVVAVLQEVAAAAAQLIAPLAENEGLPVAALEELAFKASEQIYGTPSSNPYECLRQSCSLLISTMNKLATAMQEGEYDAERPPSKPPPVELRAAALRAEITDAEGLGLKLEDRETVIKELKKSLKIKGEELSEANVRLSLLEKKLDSAAKDADERIEKVQTRLEETQTLLRKKEKEFEETMDALQADIDQLEAEKAELKQRLNSQSKRTIEGLRGPPPSGIATLVSGIAGGGAPGQAPGSVPGPGLVKDSPLLLQQISAMRLHISQLQHENSTLKGAQMKASLAALPPLHVAKLSLPPHEGPGSELAAGALYRKTNQLLETLNQLSACTHVVDITRSNPAAKSPSAQLLEQVAQLKSLSDTIEKLKDEVLKETVSQRPGATVPTDFATFPSSAFLRAKEEQQDDTVYMGKVTFSCAAGLGQRHRLVLTQEQLHQLHDRLIS
- the DCTN1 gene encoding dynactin subunit 1 isoform X2 is translated as MAQSKRHVYSRTPSGSRMSAEASARPLRVGSRVEVIGKGHRGTVAYVGATLFATGKWVGVILDEAKGKNDGTVQGRKYFTCDEGHGIFVRQSQIQVFEDGADTTSPETPDSSASKVLRREGADSNPKTSKLTTTRRPKPTRPASTGVAGASGSLGPSGSASAGELSSSEPSTPAQTPLAAPIIPTPALTSPGAALPLPSPSKEEEGLRAQVRDLEEKLETLRLKRAEDKAKLKELEKHKIQLEQVQEWKSKMQEQQADLQRRLKEARKEAKEALEAKERYMEEMADTADAIEMATLDKEMAEERAESLQQEAEVLRERVEELTTDLEILKAEIEEKGSDGAASSYQLKQLEEQNARLKDALVRMRDLSSSEKQEHVKLQKLMEKKNQELEVVRQQRERLQEELSQAERTIDELKEQVDAALGAEEMVETLTDRNLDLEEKVRKLKETVGDLEAINEMNDELQENARETELELREQLDMAGAQVRDAQKRVEAAQETVADYQQTIKKYRQLTAHLQDVNRALTNQQEASVERQQQPPPETFDFKIKFAETKAHAKAIEMELRQMEVAQANRHMSLLTAFMPDSFLRPGGDHDCVLVLLLMPRLICKAELIRKQAQEKFELSESCSERPGLRGAAGEQLSFAAGLVYSLSLLQATLHRYEHALSQCSVDVYKKVGSLYPEMSAHERSLDFLIELLHKDQLDETVNVEPLTKAIKYYQHLYSIHLAEQPEDSTMQLADHIKFTQSALDCMSVEVGRLRAFLQGGQEASDIALLLRDLETSCSDTRQFCKKIRRRMPGTDAPGIPAALAFGPQVSDTLLDCRKHLTWVVAVLQEVAAAAAQLIAPLAENEGLPVAALEELAFKASEQIYGTPSSNPYECLRQSCSLLISTMNKLATAMQEGEYDAERPPSKPPPVELRAAALRAEITDAEGLGLKLEDRETVIKELKKSLKIKGEELSEANVRLSLLEKKLDSAAKDADERIEKVQTRLEETQTLLRKKEKEFEETMDALQADIDQLEAEKAELKQRLNSQSKRTIEGLRGPPPSGIATLVSGIAGGGAPGQAPGSVPGPGLVKDSPLLLQQISAMRLHISQLQHENSTLKGAQMKASLAALPPLHVAKLSLPPHEGPGSELAAGALYRKTNQLLETLNQLSACTHVVDITRSNPAAKSPSAQLLEQVAQLKSLSDTIEKLKDEVLKETVSQRPGATVPTDFATFPSSAFLRAKEEQQDDTVYMGKVTFSCAAGLGQRHRLVLTQEQLHQLHDRLIS